A genomic window from Triticum urartu cultivar G1812 chromosome 7, Tu2.1, whole genome shotgun sequence includes:
- the LOC125524400 gene encoding protein HOMOLOG OF MAMMALIAN LYST-INTERACTING PROTEIN 5, which yields MGSGTEPAKGLLPYLQRADELQKHEPLVAYYCRLYAMEKGLVIPQKERTKMTNSILVSLINQLEKDKKSLTLGPDDHLHLEGFASSVFAKADKQDRAGRADINTAKTFYAASIFFEILSQFGELQPDLEQKQKYAIWKAAEIRKALKEGRKPEAGPPGGDKDEAPASTTTIDHDMGRSQSFGSRQNGNEASPHPIDKDFSRRDSFSAVQPGNISSRQGAEKFNDHVSAQAHFSPPPPPSEFSSPQSQFSPPPHSSYSSPSYQGTDYPPHDVHTPHPNYSSPSYTSTDYPTNEVHKPPSNYSPPPYTRADQPSDDGYNPQSNDKPEVSAYPQTYHQPPYTIEPQHTSQNYYATETPPAPYNYPNFQSYPSFQDSTLPSVTTHQPSFHPASDGGVPTAPSYTPPASNHPAPTQYHPSVDATHQVTPPAAPPASQYAYDSNYQPAVEKIAEAHKAARFAVGALAFDDVSIAVEHLKRALDLLTNPSAETH from the exons ATGGGGAGCGGCACGGAGccggccaaggggctgctgcccTACCTGCAGCGCGCCGACGAGCTGCAGAAGCACGAGCCCCTCGTCGCCTACTACT GTCGGTTGTACGCGATGGAGAAGGGGCTGGTGATCCCGCAGAAGGAGCGCACCAAGATGACCAACTCCATCCTCGTCTCCCTCATCAACCAGCTCGAGAAG GATAAGAAATCTTTGACCTTGGGGCCTGATGACCATCTTCATTTGGAGGGGTTTGCATCAAGTGTCTTTGCTAAAGCAGACAAACAGGATCGTGCTGGACGAGCTGACAT AAACACCGCAAAAACCTTCTATGCTGCCAGCATCTTTTTTGAGATTCTCAGTCAGTTTGGCGAGCTTCAACCTGAT CTTGAGCAGAAGCAGAAATATGCCATCTGGAAAGCTGCTGAAATTAGAAAAGCTCTCAAAGAAGGACGAAAGCCTGAAGCTGGCCCTCCTGGTGGGGACAAAGATGAAGCACCTGCCAGCACCACTACAATTGATCAT GATATGGGGCGAAGCCAGTCTTTTGGTAGCCGGCAGAATGGAAATGAAGCATCACCTCATCCTATAGACAAG GATTTTAGCAGGAGGGATAGCTTTTCTGCTGTCCAGCCAGGAAATATATCTTCTCGACAAGGTGCAGAGAAGTTCAATGATCATGTCTCTGCCCAGGCACATTTttcaccaccacctccaccgTCCGAGTTCTCATCTCCACAGTCCCAGTTTTCACCCCCGCCACATTCATCTTATTCCTCTCCCTCATACCAAGGAACAGATTACCCTCCTCATGATGTCCACACCCCACACCCCAATTATTCATCTCCCTCGTACACAAGCACAGACTACCCTACAAATGAGGTCCATAAACCACCATCCAATTACTCACCACCCCCGTACACAAGAGCAGATCAACCTTCGGACGATGGCTACAATCCTCAGAGCAATGATAAGCCAGAGGTTTCAGCTTATCCTCAGACATACCACCAACCACCCTACACAATTGAACCCCAGCACACCTCTCAAAACTACTACGCTACAGAAACCCCACCTGCTCCATACAACTACCCTAATTTCCAGTCTTACCCGAGCTTCCAGGACAGCACACTACCTTCTGTCACAACCCATCAACCTTCATTCCATCCTGCTAGTGATGGTGGTGTGCCAACTGCTCCATCATACACTCCTCCGGCATCAAATCATCCTGCACCAACGCAGTACCATCCGAGTGTTGATGCTACACACCAGGTTACCCCTCCCGCTGCGCCACCAGCTAGCCAATACGCGTATGACAGCAATTACCAGCCGGCGGTCGAGAAGATCGCTGAGGCTCACAAGGCAGCAAGATTTGCCGTCGGCGCTCTTGCATTCGACGACGTGTCAATTGCCGTGGAGCACCTGAAGCGTGCGCTGGATCTCCTGACGAACCCTTCTGCAGAAACTCACTAA
- the LOC125524399 gene encoding uncharacterized protein LOC125524399 isoform X2: MGCGRKRPRGGGELGRVAEIVMVLAVAGEVRGGRAPTAAERALVAEARGRLAASVAAVEVRPKELYPREAVRTLVEDLGLGRARDPAAMDYRPRRASIAERILLTKRKMEQVKESLVRPTTNVPQTTPSSATAIFQDGASKSAAGWNLSAAGSFPASTPTPVTMSSSILKQSRPNETPAGVSSSKSATIGQTNKSAHLTATRSSQSTVQSSSAGKSHEKKAPSAQPVNRNIVIGDHVPPGAAAFIQQEPCFSKHNAIAKNVQLVLHQPANHPSWTVPSTEYMHARVDCQICKTFITDVESLLVCDACERGVHLKCLQQDGNEGLSIADWYCPTCVAYSKGKPLPPKYGKVTRTIVASKARGVTLQRASENPRTKDESEKVAGNGSFIKQNSSEPGRSVRNSDMLALDTVSSKAQLGSASEFQKENTKHTDTLSKQKEGHGPPSRSLVTKTMESSSQIESSGGSTYSAAGNLSEQSHKQRETIELLPCAVNSVNDSTLQATAISDGGNSDHSFIDSSEMCGIEGNSDQLLNKDEQRTSSGRTPADQKHQEDVAADIGIGCPQDDETTEVNAMSEHNNVYLVTSNMDLCAKHEVMAGPKSEAVGYSSDLGDVDWVGDALKVVGNITYYNSCIVDGITYNLQDHILIGSKDGKSAPSKLQSLWEEHDSQSKLAMVNTYFFASDIPESATKPSSPEENEVYASNNQKTVMVSSICGPCDVLHVDKFREETNRRNQVVSSDSKLHPIFFGRWKYDESTGSFVSVDSSMGF; this comes from the exons ATGGGCTGCGGGCGGAAGCGGCCTCGGGGGGGCGGGGAGCTGGGACGGGTGGCGGAGATCGTGATGGTGCTGGCGGTGGCCGGGGAGGTGCGGGGCGGCAGGGCGCCCACGGCGGCGGAGCGGGCGCTCGTGgcggaggcgcgggggcggctcGCAGCGTCGGTGGCGGCCGTGGAGGTACGGCCCAAGGAGCTGTACCCGAGGGAGGCCGTGCGCACGCTCGTGGAGGACCTCGGGCTCGGCCGCGCCAGGGATCCCGCCGCCATGGACTACCGCCCCCGCAGGGCCTCGATCGCCGAGAGGATCCTTCTCACCAAGCGCAAG ATGGAACAAGTCAAGGAATCTCTAGTACGTCCAACCACGAATGTTCCTCAGACAACACCCTCAAGTGCAACCGCTATATTCCAGGATGGAGCTTCCAAGTCCGCCGCTGGATGGAACCTGTCAGCTGCTGGGTCATTCCCTGCCTCAACCCCAACCCCAGTAACCATGTCTTCTTCTATCTTGAAGCAGTCCCGACCAAATGAAACACCAGCGGGAGTATCTTCTTCCAAATCAG CAACTATTGGCCAGACAAATAAATCAGCTCATCTTACTGCTACTAGGTCCAGCCAAAGCACAGTTCAGAGTTCTAGTGCAGGGAAATCTCATGAAAAGAAGGCACCTTCGGCTCAACCTGTCAACAGGAACATTGTTATTGGAGATCATGTTCCTCCGGGAGCAGCAGCATTTATTCAACAGGAACCCTGCTTCTCCAAGCACAACGCGATAGCAAAAAATGTTCAACTGGTTCTGCACCAACCTGCCAACCATCCTAGCTGGACGGTACCATCAACTGAGTATATGCATGCTCGGGTGGACTGTCAAATATGTAAAACATTTATCACTGATGTGGAGAGTTTACTTGTTTgtgatgcttgcgagaggggtgtACACTTAAAATGCCTTCAGCAGGATGGGAACGAAGGCCTGTCAATTGCAGATTGGTATTGTCCAACCTGTGTAGCGTATAGTAAGGGCAAACCTCTGCCTCCAAAATATGGCAAGGTTACAAGAACAATTGTTGCATCAAAGGCTAGAGGTGTAACTTTGCAGAGAGCATCAGAAAACCCACGCACAAAAGATGAGAGTGAAAAAGTGGCAGGAAACGGAAGTTTCATCAAGCAGAACTCCAGTGAACCTGGTAGGTCTGTACGTAACAGTGACATGTTGGCCTTAGACACTGTTAGTTCAAAAGCACAATTGGGCTCTGCTTCTGAATTTCAAAAGGAAAACACTAAACATACTGACACTCTGTCTAAACAAAAGGAAGGACATGGCCCACCTTCAAGAAGCTTAGTTACAAAGACCATGGAATCCTCCAGTCAAATTGAAAGTAGTGGAGGATCAACATATAGTGCTGCTGGAAATCTGTCGGAGCAGTCTCATAAGCAAAGAGAGACAATTGAGTTACTTCCATGTGCTGTGAATTCAGTAAATGATTCCACACTGCAGGCTACTGCAATTTCTGACGGGGGAAATTCCGACCATTCCTTCATTGACTCATCTGAAATGTGTGGAATAGAAGGAAACTCTGACCAACTTCTGAACAAGGACGAACAAAGAACCAGCAGCGGTAGAACACCAGCAGATCAAAAACATCAAGAAGATGTAGCCGCTGATATTGGAATAGGGTGTCCTCAGGATGATGAAACAACAGAAGTTAATGCCATGTCAGAACATAACAATGTGTATCTGGTGACATCAAACATGGACTTATGTGCTAAGCATGAAGTTATGGCAGGTCCAAAGAGTGAAGCTGTAGGTTACAGCTCAGATCTTGGTGATGTGGATTGGGTTGGCGATGCCCTGAAAGTTGTGGGCAACATAACTTATTATAACTCCTGTATTGTTGATGGTATAACATACAATCTCCAAGATCATATTTTGATTGGTTCCAAAGATGGCAAGTCTGCTCCATCCAAGCTGCAG TCACTGTGGGAAGAGCATGACTCCCAATCTAAGCTGGCTATGGTTAATACGTATTTCTTTGCTTCGGACATTCCAGAATCGGCTACCAAACCGTCTTCTCCTGAAGAGAATGAG GTATATGCTTCAAATAATCAAAAAACAGTAATGGTTTCTTCAATTTGTGGCCCATGTGATGTGTTGCATGTTGACAAGTTTAGAGAAGAGACTAATAGAAGAAATCAGGTGGTCAGTTCAGATAGTAAGCTACATCCAATTTTCTTTGGCAG GTGGAAGTATGATGAATCCACAGGCAGTTTTGTTAGTGTTGATAGTTCGATGGGTTTCTGA
- the LOC125524399 gene encoding uncharacterized protein LOC125524399 isoform X1, whose product MGCGRKRPRGGGELGRVAEIVMVLAVAGEVRGGRAPTAAERALVAEARGRLAASVAAVEVRPKELYPREAVRTLVEDLGLGRARDPAAMDYRPRRASIAERILLTKRKMEQVKESLVRPTTNVPQTTPSSATAIFQDGASKSAAGWNLSAAGSFPASTPTPVTMSSSILKQSRPNETPAGVSSSKSGNLPSIVSLPLVGSANIEVEKAVNCPNFRQRGATIGQTNKSAHLTATRSSQSTVQSSSAGKSHEKKAPSAQPVNRNIVIGDHVPPGAAAFIQQEPCFSKHNAIAKNVQLVLHQPANHPSWTVPSTEYMHARVDCQICKTFITDVESLLVCDACERGVHLKCLQQDGNEGLSIADWYCPTCVAYSKGKPLPPKYGKVTRTIVASKARGVTLQRASENPRTKDESEKVAGNGSFIKQNSSEPGRSVRNSDMLALDTVSSKAQLGSASEFQKENTKHTDTLSKQKEGHGPPSRSLVTKTMESSSQIESSGGSTYSAAGNLSEQSHKQRETIELLPCAVNSVNDSTLQATAISDGGNSDHSFIDSSEMCGIEGNSDQLLNKDEQRTSSGRTPADQKHQEDVAADIGIGCPQDDETTEVNAMSEHNNVYLVTSNMDLCAKHEVMAGPKSEAVGYSSDLGDVDWVGDALKVVGNITYYNSCIVDGITYNLQDHILIGSKDGKSAPSKLQSLWEEHDSQSKLAMVNTYFFASDIPESATKPSSPEENEVYASNNQKTVMVSSICGPCDVLHVDKFREETNRRNQVVSSDSKLHPIFFGRWKYDESTGSFVSVDSSMGF is encoded by the exons ATGGGCTGCGGGCGGAAGCGGCCTCGGGGGGGCGGGGAGCTGGGACGGGTGGCGGAGATCGTGATGGTGCTGGCGGTGGCCGGGGAGGTGCGGGGCGGCAGGGCGCCCACGGCGGCGGAGCGGGCGCTCGTGgcggaggcgcgggggcggctcGCAGCGTCGGTGGCGGCCGTGGAGGTACGGCCCAAGGAGCTGTACCCGAGGGAGGCCGTGCGCACGCTCGTGGAGGACCTCGGGCTCGGCCGCGCCAGGGATCCCGCCGCCATGGACTACCGCCCCCGCAGGGCCTCGATCGCCGAGAGGATCCTTCTCACCAAGCGCAAG ATGGAACAAGTCAAGGAATCTCTAGTACGTCCAACCACGAATGTTCCTCAGACAACACCCTCAAGTGCAACCGCTATATTCCAGGATGGAGCTTCCAAGTCCGCCGCTGGATGGAACCTGTCAGCTGCTGGGTCATTCCCTGCCTCAACCCCAACCCCAGTAACCATGTCTTCTTCTATCTTGAAGCAGTCCCGACCAAATGAAACACCAGCGGGAGTATCTTCTTCCAAATCAGGTAACCTTCCTTCAATTGTTTCTCTACCACTGGTTGGTTCTGCAAATATTGAAGTGGAAAAGGCTGTTAATTGTCCTAATTTCAGACAAAGAGGAG CAACTATTGGCCAGACAAATAAATCAGCTCATCTTACTGCTACTAGGTCCAGCCAAAGCACAGTTCAGAGTTCTAGTGCAGGGAAATCTCATGAAAAGAAGGCACCTTCGGCTCAACCTGTCAACAGGAACATTGTTATTGGAGATCATGTTCCTCCGGGAGCAGCAGCATTTATTCAACAGGAACCCTGCTTCTCCAAGCACAACGCGATAGCAAAAAATGTTCAACTGGTTCTGCACCAACCTGCCAACCATCCTAGCTGGACGGTACCATCAACTGAGTATATGCATGCTCGGGTGGACTGTCAAATATGTAAAACATTTATCACTGATGTGGAGAGTTTACTTGTTTgtgatgcttgcgagaggggtgtACACTTAAAATGCCTTCAGCAGGATGGGAACGAAGGCCTGTCAATTGCAGATTGGTATTGTCCAACCTGTGTAGCGTATAGTAAGGGCAAACCTCTGCCTCCAAAATATGGCAAGGTTACAAGAACAATTGTTGCATCAAAGGCTAGAGGTGTAACTTTGCAGAGAGCATCAGAAAACCCACGCACAAAAGATGAGAGTGAAAAAGTGGCAGGAAACGGAAGTTTCATCAAGCAGAACTCCAGTGAACCTGGTAGGTCTGTACGTAACAGTGACATGTTGGCCTTAGACACTGTTAGTTCAAAAGCACAATTGGGCTCTGCTTCTGAATTTCAAAAGGAAAACACTAAACATACTGACACTCTGTCTAAACAAAAGGAAGGACATGGCCCACCTTCAAGAAGCTTAGTTACAAAGACCATGGAATCCTCCAGTCAAATTGAAAGTAGTGGAGGATCAACATATAGTGCTGCTGGAAATCTGTCGGAGCAGTCTCATAAGCAAAGAGAGACAATTGAGTTACTTCCATGTGCTGTGAATTCAGTAAATGATTCCACACTGCAGGCTACTGCAATTTCTGACGGGGGAAATTCCGACCATTCCTTCATTGACTCATCTGAAATGTGTGGAATAGAAGGAAACTCTGACCAACTTCTGAACAAGGACGAACAAAGAACCAGCAGCGGTAGAACACCAGCAGATCAAAAACATCAAGAAGATGTAGCCGCTGATATTGGAATAGGGTGTCCTCAGGATGATGAAACAACAGAAGTTAATGCCATGTCAGAACATAACAATGTGTATCTGGTGACATCAAACATGGACTTATGTGCTAAGCATGAAGTTATGGCAGGTCCAAAGAGTGAAGCTGTAGGTTACAGCTCAGATCTTGGTGATGTGGATTGGGTTGGCGATGCCCTGAAAGTTGTGGGCAACATAACTTATTATAACTCCTGTATTGTTGATGGTATAACATACAATCTCCAAGATCATATTTTGATTGGTTCCAAAGATGGCAAGTCTGCTCCATCCAAGCTGCAG TCACTGTGGGAAGAGCATGACTCCCAATCTAAGCTGGCTATGGTTAATACGTATTTCTTTGCTTCGGACATTCCAGAATCGGCTACCAAACCGTCTTCTCCTGAAGAGAATGAG GTATATGCTTCAAATAATCAAAAAACAGTAATGGTTTCTTCAATTTGTGGCCCATGTGATGTGTTGCATGTTGACAAGTTTAGAGAAGAGACTAATAGAAGAAATCAGGTGGTCAGTTCAGATAGTAAGCTACATCCAATTTTCTTTGGCAG GTGGAAGTATGATGAATCCACAGGCAGTTTTGTTAGTGTTGATAGTTCGATGGGTTTCTGA
- the LOC125524399 gene encoding uncharacterized protein LOC125524399 isoform X3 → MGCGRKRPRGGGELGRVAEIVMVLAVAGEVRGGRAPTAAERALVAEARGRLAASVAAVEVRPKELYPREAVRTLVEDLGLGRARDPAAMDYRPRRASIAERILLTKRKMEQVKESLVRPTTNVPQTTPSSATAIFQDGASKSAAGWNLSAAGSFPASTPTPVTMSSSILKQSRPNETPAGVSSSKSGNLPSIVSLPLVGSANIEVEKAVNCPNFRQRGATIGQTNKSAHLTATRSSQSTVQSSSAGKSHEKKAPSAQPVNRNIVIGDHVPPGAAAFIQQEPCFSKHNAIAKNVQLVLHQPANHPSWTVPSTEYMHARVDCQICKTFITDVESLLVCDACERGVHLKCLQQDGNEGLSIADWYCPTCVAYSKGKPLPPKYGKVTRTIVASKARGVTLQRASENPRTKDESEKVAGNGSFIKQNSSEPGRSVRNSDMLALDTVSSKAQLGSASEFQKENTKHTDTLSKQKEGHGPPSRSLVTKTMESSSQIESSGGSTYSAAGNLSEQSHKQRETIELLPCAVNSVNDSTLQATAISDGGNSDHSFIDSSEMCGIEGNSDQLLNKDEQRTSSGRTPADQKHQEDVAADIGIGCPQDDETTEVNAMSEHNNVYLVTSNMDLCAKHEVMAGPKSEAVGYSSDLGDVDWVGDALKVVGNITYYNSCIVDGITYNLQDHILIGSKDGKSAPSKLQVSFHFCIIPSTIA, encoded by the exons ATGGGCTGCGGGCGGAAGCGGCCTCGGGGGGGCGGGGAGCTGGGACGGGTGGCGGAGATCGTGATGGTGCTGGCGGTGGCCGGGGAGGTGCGGGGCGGCAGGGCGCCCACGGCGGCGGAGCGGGCGCTCGTGgcggaggcgcgggggcggctcGCAGCGTCGGTGGCGGCCGTGGAGGTACGGCCCAAGGAGCTGTACCCGAGGGAGGCCGTGCGCACGCTCGTGGAGGACCTCGGGCTCGGCCGCGCCAGGGATCCCGCCGCCATGGACTACCGCCCCCGCAGGGCCTCGATCGCCGAGAGGATCCTTCTCACCAAGCGCAAG ATGGAACAAGTCAAGGAATCTCTAGTACGTCCAACCACGAATGTTCCTCAGACAACACCCTCAAGTGCAACCGCTATATTCCAGGATGGAGCTTCCAAGTCCGCCGCTGGATGGAACCTGTCAGCTGCTGGGTCATTCCCTGCCTCAACCCCAACCCCAGTAACCATGTCTTCTTCTATCTTGAAGCAGTCCCGACCAAATGAAACACCAGCGGGAGTATCTTCTTCCAAATCAGGTAACCTTCCTTCAATTGTTTCTCTACCACTGGTTGGTTCTGCAAATATTGAAGTGGAAAAGGCTGTTAATTGTCCTAATTTCAGACAAAGAGGAG CAACTATTGGCCAGACAAATAAATCAGCTCATCTTACTGCTACTAGGTCCAGCCAAAGCACAGTTCAGAGTTCTAGTGCAGGGAAATCTCATGAAAAGAAGGCACCTTCGGCTCAACCTGTCAACAGGAACATTGTTATTGGAGATCATGTTCCTCCGGGAGCAGCAGCATTTATTCAACAGGAACCCTGCTTCTCCAAGCACAACGCGATAGCAAAAAATGTTCAACTGGTTCTGCACCAACCTGCCAACCATCCTAGCTGGACGGTACCATCAACTGAGTATATGCATGCTCGGGTGGACTGTCAAATATGTAAAACATTTATCACTGATGTGGAGAGTTTACTTGTTTgtgatgcttgcgagaggggtgtACACTTAAAATGCCTTCAGCAGGATGGGAACGAAGGCCTGTCAATTGCAGATTGGTATTGTCCAACCTGTGTAGCGTATAGTAAGGGCAAACCTCTGCCTCCAAAATATGGCAAGGTTACAAGAACAATTGTTGCATCAAAGGCTAGAGGTGTAACTTTGCAGAGAGCATCAGAAAACCCACGCACAAAAGATGAGAGTGAAAAAGTGGCAGGAAACGGAAGTTTCATCAAGCAGAACTCCAGTGAACCTGGTAGGTCTGTACGTAACAGTGACATGTTGGCCTTAGACACTGTTAGTTCAAAAGCACAATTGGGCTCTGCTTCTGAATTTCAAAAGGAAAACACTAAACATACTGACACTCTGTCTAAACAAAAGGAAGGACATGGCCCACCTTCAAGAAGCTTAGTTACAAAGACCATGGAATCCTCCAGTCAAATTGAAAGTAGTGGAGGATCAACATATAGTGCTGCTGGAAATCTGTCGGAGCAGTCTCATAAGCAAAGAGAGACAATTGAGTTACTTCCATGTGCTGTGAATTCAGTAAATGATTCCACACTGCAGGCTACTGCAATTTCTGACGGGGGAAATTCCGACCATTCCTTCATTGACTCATCTGAAATGTGTGGAATAGAAGGAAACTCTGACCAACTTCTGAACAAGGACGAACAAAGAACCAGCAGCGGTAGAACACCAGCAGATCAAAAACATCAAGAAGATGTAGCCGCTGATATTGGAATAGGGTGTCCTCAGGATGATGAAACAACAGAAGTTAATGCCATGTCAGAACATAACAATGTGTATCTGGTGACATCAAACATGGACTTATGTGCTAAGCATGAAGTTATGGCAGGTCCAAAGAGTGAAGCTGTAGGTTACAGCTCAGATCTTGGTGATGTGGATTGGGTTGGCGATGCCCTGAAAGTTGTGGGCAACATAACTTATTATAACTCCTGTATTGTTGATGGTATAACATACAATCTCCAAGATCATATTTTGATTGGTTCCAAAGATGGCAAGTCTGCTCCATCCAAGCTGCAGGTATCTTTCCATTTTTGTATTATTCCCTCAACTATAGCGTAA
- the LOC125518759 gene encoding putative BPI/LBP family protein At1g04970 produces the protein MAHHHLLPLLLLLLLPLFASAAATGDEAHLSAVIGDTGLAFAKDVLIGEAVRSLTPLRLPGAEKAFRVPFLGGIRAAVSNITLFHLDVGDDSVVRLGDSALVVVASGITANISMAWSYSYYSWYFPVEISDRGTASILVQGMEVGITMEIKNYNGSLALNATQCGCSVKDLVISLDGGASWFYQGFINAFEDHIRAAVEKVIPENIIDSTSKLDSLLQGLPRSVSLDNVTALNMTFVNDPLYGNSTIEFDINGLFASAVAKTSNLQKHPQLSLSCGGASNMLLLSLDEDVFNSALEVYFKAGSMHWVVDKVPDQSLLNTAGWKFIIPRLYWNYPNDDMVLNISMASSPLMRITSEKIGATINADMIIDVLHGTETVPVACISVIVSASGVVEASGNKVYGTVGLDNFSLSLKWSKIGNFHMSLIQGVIRVFLNTVCMPYLNSHLGNGYILPVVHGFTLKDVHVVTSAEQLMLCSDITFANASRLAALPVL, from the exons ATGGCCCATCACCACCTCCTCCCTttactcctcctcctcctcctgccccTCTTCGCCTCCGCCGCGGCCACCGGCGACGAGGCGCACCTCTCCGCGGTGATCGGCGACACAGGCCTGGCCTTCGCCAAGGACGTGCTGATCGGCGAGGCGGTGCGGTCGCTCACCCCGCTCCGCCTCCCCGGGGCGGAGAAGGCCTTCCGCGTGCCCTTCCTCGGCGGCATCCGCGCCGCCGTCTCCAACATCACGCTCTTCCACCTCGACGTGGGGGATGACTCCGTCGTCCGCCTCGGCGACTCGGCCCTcgtcgtcgtcgcctccggcaTTACCGCCAACATCAGCATGGCCTGGAGCTACTCCTACTACTCCTGGTACTTCCCCGTGGAGATCTCCGACAGAGGCACCGCTTCGATCCTG GTTCAAGGAATGGAAGTTGGGATAACCATGGAAATCAAGAATTACAATGGAAGTTTGGCTCTGAACGCCACGCAATGTGGTTGTTCTGTGAAGGACCTGGTGATATCTCTGGATGGTGGAGCATCTTGGTTTTATCAAGG GTTTATAAATGCTTTTGAAGACCATATTAGAGCTGCGGTTGAAAAGGTAATACCGGAAAATATTATTGACAGCACATCAAAACTGGATTCGTTGCTTCAAGGTCTTCCTAGGAGTGTTAGTCTGGACAATGTCACTGCTCTGAACATGACTTTTGTCAATGATCCACTATACGGGAATTCCACGATTGAGTTTGATATCAATGGATTGTTCGCTTCTGCAGTTGCTAAGACTAGCAATTTGCAGAAGCATCCCCAGCTTTCATTATCTTGTGGTGGAGCATCAAATATGCTTTTGCTTTCACTCGATGAAGATGTATTCAACTCGGCATTAGAGGTTTACTTCAAG GCTGGTTCCATGCATTGGGTTGTAGACAAAGTTCCTGATCAATCTCTACTGAATACAGCAGGCTGGAAATTTATCATTCCTCGCTTATATTGGAACTATCCAAATGATGACATGGTCCTGAACATTTCAATGGCCTCATCCCCACTGATGAGGATTACATCTGAAAAGATTGGTGCTACCATTAATGCAGACATGATAATTGATGTTTTACATGGCACAGAGACGGTACCAGTTGCATGCATCTCTGTA ATTGTTAGCGCGTCAGGTGTTGTGGAGGCATCAGGGAATAAAGTATATGGTACCGTTGGCTTAGATAATTTCTCTTTATCCTTGAAGTGGAGTAAAATCGGAAACTTCCATATGTCTTTGATTCAG GGAGTGATACGGGTTTTCTTGAACACGGTATGCATGCCGTATCTGAACTCGCACCTGGGGAATGGATATATCTTACCTGTGGTTCATGGCTTCACTTTGAAAGACGTACATGTAGTTACTTCTGCCGAACAGTTGATGCTCTGTTCAGATATTACCTTCGCAAATGCAAGCCGCTTGGCGGCTTTGCCAGTTTTGTGA